From the genome of Capricornis sumatraensis isolate serow.1 chromosome 17, serow.2, whole genome shotgun sequence, one region includes:
- the ZCCHC8 gene encoding zinc finger CCHC domain-containing protein 8 isoform X3: MKDCPMPRNAARISEKRKEYMDACGETNNQNFQQRYHAEEVEERFGRFKPGVISEELQDALGVTDKSLPPFIYRMRQLGYPPGWLKEAELENSGLALYDGKDGADGETEAGEVQQNKSVTYDLSKLVNYPGFNISTPRGIPDEWRIFGSIPMQACQQKDVFANYLTSNFQAPSMKPSSKRSSSQSSPSSPKKQKKEDSAAASPADMELDSDAEVPHGSPNSEAFQFQPPLPPGTPPPLPRGTPPPIFTPPLPKGTPPLTPSDSPRTRTASVTMDEDALTLEELEEQQRQIWAALEQAESVNSDSDIPVDTPLTGNSVASSPCPNEPDLPVPEGKTSEKQVPGEAEVPDTAAKKSEEEQALSPGSETALLGQKEKEESTQVDLKGALDHSRVESNSEVRNGGSSQQLLHADFSPAAATRAHSAIPDMSKFATGITPFEFENMAESTGMYLRIRNLLKNSPRNQQKNKKTSE, translated from the exons ATGAAAGATTGCCCAATG CCTCGAAATGCTGCTCGaataagtgaaaagagaaaagagtatATGGATGCCTGTGGTGAGACAAACAATCAGAATTTTCAGCAGCGATATCATGCAGAAGAAGTAGAAGAGAGATTTGGAAGATTTAAGCCAGGAGTTATTAG tGAGGAACTCCAGGACGCACTGGGTGTGACGGACAAGAGTCTTCCACCTTTTATATATCGAATGCGCCAGCTAGGATACCCACCAGGGTGGCTCAAAGAGGCCGAACTGGAGAACTCAGGGCTTGCGCTCTATGATGGGAAAG ATGGTGCTGATGGAGAGACAGAAGCTGGAGAAGTACAGCAGAATAAAAGCGTCACTTATGATCTCTCGAAATTGGTAAACTATCCAGGTTTTAATATATCTACTCCCAGAGGAATTCCAGAT GAATGGAGGATATTTGGGTCAATACCAATGCAGGCGTGTCAGCAGAAGGACGTGTTTGCCAATTACCTAACTTCTAACTTCCAAGCG CCAAGCATGAAGCCTAGCAGCAAAAGATCTTCGTCTCAGTCCAGCCCCAGTAGTCCaaagaagcagaagaaggaaGACAGCGCAGCAGCCTCACCCGCCGACATGGAACTGGACTCGG ATGCCGAGGTCCCGCATGGGTCCCCAAACAGCGAAGCTTTTCAGTTTCAGCCCCCGCTGCCCCCTGGCACGCCTCCCCCGCTCCCCCGGGGCACCCCTCCGCCCATCTTCACTCCTCCGCTCCCCAAGGGCACCCCGCCGCTGACTCCCAGTGACTCACCTCGGACGAGAACGGCATCCGTGACTATGGACGAGGACGCGCTGACTCTGGAGGAACTAGAAGAACAGCAGAGGCAGATATGGGCGGCTCTGGAGCAGGCCGAGAGCGTCAACAGTGATTCGGATATTCCTGTAGACACACCTTTAACCGGGAATTCAGTGGCCTCTTCACCTTGTCCAAACGAACCTGACCTCCCTGTCCCAGAGGGAAAAACATCCGAAAAGCAGGTGCCAGGGGAGGCCGAGGTACCAGACACTGCTGCAAAGAAATCGGAAGAGGAGCAAGCCTTGAGCCCAGGTTCTGAGACTGCTTTGCTTggccagaaggaaaaggaagagtcCACTCAGGTAGACCTTAAAGGTGCTCTTGACCACAGCAGGGTCGAGTCAAACAGTGAGGTCAGGAATGGAGGGAGCAGCCAGCAGCTCCTTCATGCAGACTTCAGTCCTGCAGCAGCCACGAGGGCCCACAGTGCTATCCCCGACATGAGCAAGTTTGCAACCGGAATAACGCCGTTTGAATTTGAGAACATGGCGGAATCTACTGGAATGTACCTCAGGATAAGAAACTTGTTAAAGAATTCACCTCGAAACCAGCAAAAGAACAAGAAGACTTCTGAATGA